A window of the Phaseolus vulgaris cultivar G19833 chromosome 5, P. vulgaris v2.0, whole genome shotgun sequence genome harbors these coding sequences:
- the LOC137836232 gene encoding transcription factor JUNGBRUNNEN 1-like, whose amino-acid sequence MGVNENFNKDDDHHECVDDDEIPLPGFRFHPTDEELVSFYLRRKLDKKPISIDLIKQIDIYKYDPWDLPKSNGSGGEKEGYFFCRRGRKYRNSIRPNRVTGSGFWKATGIDKPVYSYGGEGNDCIGLKKTLVYYRGSAGKGTKTDWMMHEFRLPSNTDTNTSLPNSRNYVDVPQEAEIWTLCRIFKRNVSLRKHVPDLKQVSAKRHAFYDKSSRTKNVEFDSANQESYINFGGHYQNEQKPFINYTNSDKRNQFNVMSQLCSTVAQQQPQLSAPSSNLWSNPPGNDFFNFDNWDELGSVVKLAVDSPSL is encoded by the exons ATGGGTGTGAACGAAAATTTCAACAAGGATGATGATCATCATGAGTGTGTGGATGATGATGAAATTCCACTTCCCGGATTTCGATTCCACCCCACAGATGAAGAGCTTGTTAGTTTCTATCTTCGAAGGAAGCTTGACAAGAAACCCATCAGCATCGACCTCATCAAACAGATTGATATTTACAAATACGATCCTTGGGATCTTCCAA AAAGCAATGGCAGTGGAGGAGAGAAGGAGGGGTACTTCTTCTGCAGAAGAGGGAGGAAGTATAGGAATAGCATAAGGCCTAACAGAGTCACTGGCTCTGGGTTCTGGAAAGCAACTGGCATAGACAAGCCAGTGTACTCATATGGAGGAGAAGGCAATGACTGCATTGGACTCAAAAAAACCCTAGTGTACTACCGTGGCAGTGCAGGCAAAGGCACCAAAACCGATTGGATGATGCACGAGTTTCGACTTCCTTCTAACACAGACACCAACACAAGCCTTCCCAACTCCAGGAACTATGTAGATGTTCCCCAAGAAGCT GAAATTTGGACGCTGTGTAGAattttcaaaagaaatgtgTCACTGAGGAAGCACGTGCCGGACTTGAAACAAGTATCTGCTAAGCGCCATGCATTTTACGATAAGAGCTCCAGAACGAAAAATGTGGAGTTTGACAGTGCTAATCAAGAATCGTATATAAACTTTGGTGGACACTATCAGAATGAGCAGAAACCCTTCATCAACTATACAAACAGTGATAAAAGGAATCAGTTTAATGTGATGAGTCAGTTGTGTTCTACGGTGGCACAGCAACAACCTCAACTAAGTGCACCATCTTCTAACCTTTGGAGTAACCCACCTGGGAATGATTTCTTCAACTTTGATAACTGGGATGAACTTGGATCTGTGGTGAAGTTAGCTGTTGATTCGCCTAGCTTGTAG